The window GGAGCGATGCTCGGCGGCGCCTACGGGACCCTCGTCACCGCCCTCTTCCCCGGAATCTCCGCGGGGGCCGGGGCCTACGCCCTGGTGGGGATGGGTGGCTTCCTCGCCGCGGCTACTCACGCTCCCATGACCGCGATCTTCCTCATCTTCGAGATGACCCACGAGTACTCCGTCATCCTGCCCATCATGGTCTGCTGCGTCATCGGGTACACGGTGTCGCGCTACTTCCAGCGTGACTCCATCGACACCCTGGAGCTCGCCCGCCGGGGCATCCGGCTGGAGGAGGGCCGGGAGGTGAGCGTGCTCCAGTCCATCCGGGCCGGCGACGTGATGAACCCCGGTGTGGAGGTCATTCCCGAGGGGATGCACCTCAAGGAGATCCTCCAGTTCATCCCCCGCTCCCGCCACATGACCTTCCCCGTGGTGGACGCCGGCGGACGGATGACGGGGATCCTGAGCCTCCAGGACTTTCGGGAGATCGCCTACGAAGAGGGGCTCGAGGACTTGGTGGTGGCCGGGGAGCTCGCCACCCGGGAGGTCATCGCCGTCTTCCCCGACGAGAGCCTGCGGGACGCCCTGGGGAAGATCGGGGTGCGCAACTTCGAGCACCTGCCCGTGGTGAGCCGGGAGGACCCCCGGCAGGTGCTCGGCATGCTGTCCCGCCGCGACATCGTCACCGCCTACAACAAGGCCCTCATCGACCGGAGCCTCCGGCCCGGGGAGGGGTAGGGAAGCGGCGGTCGGCGTTCAGCGTTCAGCCAAGGCGGCCCACCGCCCATGCGTGCCACGAGGATACCCAGGTGCACCTGACAACCGCCGAGGATCTCCAGCACCAGCTCAACCCCGCCCAGTGGGAGGCGGTCTCCCACCCGGGGGGGCCGCTCCTCATCCTGGCGGGAGCCGGGAGCGGCAAGACCCGGGTGCTCACCTTCCGGATCGCGTATCTCGTGTCCTTCGCCGGGGTCGACCCCCGGGCGATCCTGGCGCTCACCTTCACCAACAAGGCGGCCCGGGAGATGCGCCGGCGGGTGGAGGCACTCCTGGGAAGCCAGTCCGCCGGCGCGTGGGTGGGCACCTTCCACGGCACCTGTCTGAAGATCCTCCGGAGCCACGGCCACCTCCTCCCCGTGGGGCCGGACTTTGCGGTGTACGACGGGGACGACCAGAAGAAGCTCGCCCAGGCCGTGGTCGCAGACCTCAACCTCGACCCCAAGCGCCACCCGCCCGCCGCGTTCCTCCACCAGGTGCACCGGGCCAAGGACGAGGGAAAGGGCCCCGGGGAGATCGAGGTGCCTTCCCGCGCCCCGGGCGCCCGGGCCTTCCTGGACTTCTACGCCCTCTACCAGGACCGCCTTCGGGAGGGCCGGGCCCTGGACTTCGGCGATCTCCTCCTGGAGACGCTGCGCCTGTTCCGGGCCCACCCTGAGGTAGCCGACCACTATCGGCGGCGCTTCGCCCACCTGCTCATCGACGAGTACCAGGACACCAACCGGGTCCAGTACCGGCTGGCCCGGGAGATCGCCTCGGGCCACGGCAACCTCTGCGTGGTGGGCGACGACGACCAGTCCATCTATGGGTGGCGGGGGGCGGATCTGCGCAACATCCTCTCCTTCGAGGAGGACTTCCCGGGCGCCCGGATCGTGAAGCTCGAGCAGAACTACCGCAGCACCCGGGCCATCCTCGAGGCGGCCTCCTCCGTGGTCTCCAAGAACGTTTCCCGCCACCCCAAGACCCTCTGGACCGGCCGGGAGGGGGGCGAGCCCGTGGCGGTCCACGAGGCCGCCACCGAGGAGGAGGAGGCCGCCTGGGTGGCCGACACCATCCGGGAGGCCGCGGCCCGGGGCCTGCACCCCTCGGACGTGGCCGTCCTCTACCGGATGCACGCCCTCTCGCGCCCCTTCGAGGAGGCGTTCCTGCGCCGGCGCATCCCCTACGTGGTCTACGGGGGACTTCGCTTCTACGACCGGCGGGAGGTGAAGGACGCCCTGGCCTACCTGCGGCTCGTGCTCAACCCCGACGACCCGGTCGCCTTCCACCGGGTGGTGAACACCCCCCCCCGGGGGATCGGCCGCACCACCGTGGAGCTGGTGGAGGGGCTCGCCCGCCGCGAGGGGATCGGCCTGGGCGCGGCCCTGGAGCGGGCGGTGGAGGCCGGAGTGCTCCCCACCCGGGGCGCCCGGGCGGCCGCCGGCTTCGCCGCGCTCCTGCGCGGCTGGCGGGAGGCCGCGGCCACCGCCACAGTGCGGGAGCTCCTGGCCCGGATCCTGGAGGAGTCGGGGTACGGCGACTATCTCCACACGGAAGGCCCCGAGCAGGCCGAGGAGCGCCTGGAGAACCTG is drawn from Thermodesulfobacteriota bacterium and contains these coding sequences:
- a CDS encoding UvrD-helicase domain-containing protein codes for the protein MHLTTAEDLQHQLNPAQWEAVSHPGGPLLILAGAGSGKTRVLTFRIAYLVSFAGVDPRAILALTFTNKAAREMRRRVEALLGSQSAGAWVGTFHGTCLKILRSHGHLLPVGPDFAVYDGDDQKKLAQAVVADLNLDPKRHPPAAFLHQVHRAKDEGKGPGEIEVPSRAPGARAFLDFYALYQDRLREGRALDFGDLLLETLRLFRAHPEVADHYRRRFAHLLIDEYQDTNRVQYRLAREIASGHGNLCVVGDDDQSIYGWRGADLRNILSFEEDFPGARIVKLEQNYRSTRAILEAASSVVSKNVSRHPKTLWTGREGGEPVAVHEAATEEEEAAWVADTIREAAARGLHPSDVAVLYRMHALSRPFEEAFLRRRIPYVVYGGLRFYDRREVKDALAYLRLVLNPDDPVAFHRVVNTPPRGIGRTTVELVEGLARREGIGLGAALERAVEAGVLPTRGARAAAGFAALLRGWREAAATATVRELLARILEESGYGDYLHTEGPEQAEERLENLAELLNAAEAFEAEGEGGLRAFLDRAALVTDQDVGPDRADVVTLMTLHSAKGLEYPVVFLTGLEEGVFPHHRSSDSPGELEEERRLCYVGITRARDRLYLTRARVRRVYGAEGYLRPPSRFLEELPEGVYRRPPRPDLPLWAQPISAPLRAPEGGGGRYLVPEPGEESFRSGMGVRHPRYGAGTVTAVEGRGPMAKVAVRFSGGETRKFVASLAGLEVAVDD